In the Apteryx mantelli isolate bAptMan1 chromosome 1, bAptMan1.hap1, whole genome shotgun sequence genome, one interval contains:
- the ART4 gene encoding LOW QUALITY PROTEIN: ecto-ADP-ribosyltransferase 4 (The sequence of the model RefSeq protein was modified relative to this genomic sequence to represent the inferred CDS: inserted 1 base in 1 codon): protein MSAHLLASLLLLIFSLQRLAMSQHMMDMALHSYDDQYLGCREQMMEELERGDYFQKEIAANKNYLSLWKKAQEALLKSPVGLLREMHESHATVLMAYTMDSSLHSQLNWATSIAGSSPEHYRHNFSFKYFHFYLTTAIQIMKQWQSSKESIGKRKCYRMHXGVKDIYIKAIVGSRVRFGHFTSTSCLWKEAQKFGNETLFTVVTCLGAAVQGFSHYMSEKEVLIPPYEIFLVKNFSQTQQGNRLHLHSVENYSKYHCQLLEASRTVVSLPLLCRSSYCHWSFLVLGQAVMDALVTSTYIHT from the exons GCTATGTCCCAACATATGATGGATATGGCTCTGCATTCCTACGATGACCAGTATCTGGGGTGCAGAGAGCAGATGATGGAAGAACTGGAGCGAGGAGACTATTTCCAAAAGGAAATAGCTGCTAACAAGAACTATTTGAGTCTCtggaagaaggctcaggaggCTTTGTTAAAGAGCCCAGTAGGTCTGCTGAGGGAGATGCATGAGAGCCATGCCACAGTCCTCATGGCTTACACCATGGACTCCTCCCTGCACTCCCAGCTGAACTGGGCCACATCTATTGCTGGAAGCTCTCCAGAGCACTACAGACACAACTtcagtttcaaatattttcaCTTCTACCTAACGACTGCCATCCAGATAATGAAGCAATGGCAGAGCAGCAAGGAGAGCATAGGGAAACGTAAGTGTTACCGGATGC GGGGTGTAAAAGACATATATATCAAGGCCATTGTAGGCAGCAGAGTGAGATTTGGCCATTTCACGTCCACCTCCTGCCTCTGGAAAGAAGCGCAGAAGTTTGGGAATGAAACTTTGTTCACTGTGGTAACTTGCCTGGGAGCAGCTGTGCAAGGCTTTTCTCACTACATGTCTGAGAAGGAAGTCCTCATTCCCCCTTACGAGATATTCCTTGTCAAAAACTTCTCTCAGACACAGCAGGGTAACCGGCTGCATCTGCATTCTGTGGAGAACTACAGCAAGTACCACTGCCAGCTCTTGGAAG CTTCAAGAACAGTGGTTTCACTGCCTTTGCTCTGCCGTTCTTCCTACTGTCATTGGAGTTTTCTTGTGCTTGGCCAGGCAGTGATGGATGCTCTGGTTACATctacatatatacacacttgA
- the C1H12orf60 gene encoding uncharacterized protein C12orf60 homolog, protein MLSRLGFESEKERLLRASQDLYDLVCMYISSTNTIFRILNEHLGTNFPIISVKENFSVKENLQLLVNALKEMQVIVETKDKDVQEKISHSLYAKIAGPITSLQDKIATVKDLYENYKGVLESIMGALIAVTLKHGKLPDTVESAIHQLLNSPALCLQVSEILMDYADIAEILPQIEALSTTKGSSSSRDTPEKVKSRSQSSSSSLLTFIELVLRGHKSVKKSLKIAADYLEEAVRVLRAPCEAFHSFVKMVEAFIPLITDKLQET, encoded by the coding sequence ATGTTATCCCGCCTCGGGTttgagagtgagaaagaaaggctGCTCAGAGCCAGCCAGGATCTGTATGACTTAGTGTGCATGTATATCTCTTCGACCAACACAATATTCCGGATCCTCAATGAGCACCTTGGCACCAACTTCCCAATCatttcagttaaagaaaactTCAGCGTTAAAGAGAACCTGCAGCTTCTAGTCAATGCTTTGAAAGAGATGCAAGTCATTGTGGAAACAAAAGACAAAGATGTGCAGGAAAAAATCAGCCACAGTTTGTATGCTAAGATTGCTGGTCCCATCACCTCTCTACAGGATAAGATCGCTACAGTAAAGGATCTTTATGAGAATTATAAGGGGGTTTTAGAAAGCATCATGGGCGCGCTCATTGCAGTGACGTTGAAACATGGCAAACTCCCTGACACAGTAGAGTCTGCTATTCATCAGTTATTGAATTCTCCTGCCTTATGCCTCCAAGTATCGGAAATTCTCATGGACTATGCTGATATTGCTGAGATACTGCCACAAATTGAAGCACTGAGTACCACAAAAGGCAGCTCCTCTTCAAGGGATACACCTGAAAAGGTCAAGTCTCGCTCtcaatcctcctcctcttcacttCTTACTTTCATAGAGCTTGTTCTTCGAGGACACAAATCTGTAAAGAAAAGCCTGAAAATAGCAGCTGACTACCTAGAAGAGGCTGTCAGGGTGCTAAGGGCACCTTGTGAAGCATTCCATTCCTTTGTTAAAATGGTTGAGGCCTTCATCCCACTGATAACAGATAAGTTGCAGGAGACATAA